A stretch of Fulvia fulva chromosome 4, complete sequence DNA encodes these proteins:
- a CDS encoding putative glucan endo-1,3-beta-glucosidase: MKRRSLLAIGGLISAATAQYVPPLTPGFKRRPPKPPPSYMVDNTDNTFGVAPDKGDMKAPAAHSAYFEALNTIVSDALGQVNVATELRQAGLRDDPDFWPNIVKHGQSPFVDNASQYTIFRNVKDYGARGDGVTDDTQAINDAIVNGARCGEGCGQSSALGAVIYFPPGEYQVLSPLVQYYYTQFVGDANN; this comes from the coding sequence ATGAAGCGACGGAGCTTGCTCGCCATTGGCGGCCTGATCAGTGCTGCAACAGCACAGTATGTGCCACCGCTGACCCCTGGCTTCAAGCGAAGACCTCCAAAGCCTCCGCCATCGTATATGGTGGACAACACCGACAACACCTTCGGGGTCGCACCCGACAAAGGCGATATGAAAGCTCCAGCGGCTCACTCAGCATACTTCGAAGCCCTGAATACTATAGTCAGCGATGCTCTTGGACAGGTCAATGTTGCCACAGAGTTACGGCAGGCGGGCCTCCGGGACGATCCCGACTTCTGGCCAAATATTGTCAAGCATGGCCAATCACCATTTGTGGATAACGCAAGCCAGTACACTATCTTTCGCAACGTCAAAGACTACGGTGCTCGCGGTGATGGAGTTACTGACGATACCCAAGCTATCAATGACGCAATCGTCAACGGAGCTCGCTGTGGAGAGGGCTGTGGCCAGTCTTCGGCATTGGGCGCCGTCATCTACTTCCCTCCCGGCGAGTATCAAGTGTTATCACCACTAGTCCAGTACTACTATACTCAGTTCGTCGGGGACGCCAACAACTAG